The Ptychodera flava strain L36383 chromosome 16, AS_Pfla_20210202, whole genome shotgun sequence region TTTGCTCCTCATTGTCAGCATACCTCCTGCTCGATCAGACTTCGAAAGGTGACAGAAAACGAGTCTGACGGTAAGAAATAGGGAGAGGAAAGTATACACTACCCGTCATataaatgttttgaaatcaattcattattataaagGGACAGAGTCGATGCTTCTGGGTGCATGTTAGAACACACGTATCACAAATAATGCCCCTACATGGTAGAATCAGTTTTGAGCACATAAACATCGCGCTAAGGTCCACATTTATATAAAAAACGTCAAGCCGACAGCTCATAACCTACATAGGCCTAACCCAAACACATGAATTATGTAACCGTTTTATCTATTCGTCATTTTCCATAAATGGAAGCGGAACTCAAAGAATGGTTAGTCGACCAGTCGTTCAAGGGTGCGTCAAGAACTTTGTTGCTTACTTGACCATATCTTGTTCGTCACCCTTCTTGAGTTTGGCGGACGAGCAGCAACGCTTGTATAGCAGGTACAGGCAACCAGGTGTGCCCTGAAAGAATTTATAACAAGCAATTATGGGAACAGGGCGACATGGTAATGTTGCTTCAATTCATTTATAATATGTATCAGCTATACTGACCGTAAgagaagtatgtatgtatgtatgtatgtatgtatgtatgtatgtatgtatgtatgtatgtatgtatgtatgtatgtatgtatgtatgtatgtatgtatgtatgtatgtatgtatgtatgtatgtatgtatgtatgtatgtatgtatgtatgtatctatctatctatctatctatgtatctatctatgtatctatgtatctatatctatgtgtctatgtaagtatctatgtatctatgtttcTATCTATGTGTACGCATTTTTCTTTATTTGCTGCTGTCGATACTCTGATAATAATGCCAGTTATGACCGTATTTACTCCCGTCATATGACCATTTACTTACCATGCAGTATATACAAATTGACCTCGCTTTGCATTCTGGTTTGTACTCTGTTAGTCTCTGCTTTACTGTTTCTGAAAGTCATGGACGTTATGTTTCATTAGTAACGATAATGTTACAGAACACCCTGAtatgatatatatttatttcttccAAGCctttcacatacatacatacatacatacatacatacatacatacatacatacatacatacatacatacatacatacatacatacatacatacatacatacatacatacatacatacatacatacatacatacatacatacatacatacatacatacatacatacatacatacatacatacatacatacatacatcagttATCTCAGCAATTTGGAGGGTGACTTATTACCTCCTTTACTAGTTGTAAGTCGTATTTCGTAAGAAACGGGCTTACACATTTCGATTTCGAAATAATATTCAAGCTTGCGTATGTAAGGTATTAAGAAAAAAGTAAATGTATTGGTTCCGAGTTTGTTTGCTGTGCACTTAATATTTAACACTAAAGGCAATTACATTAACTTACCGATGATGTCATCATAGCTGCCATTCTGAAAATTCTATATTTAGAGATGAAATAAGCATAGAGAAAAAATAAAGTATTAGAATCTATCCTCAGAAGACAAACGAATTTAACCATAACGAATACAATTGTTAGAGTTATTGTTAGGCGTATATCTATCTTGTGTATTTATCGATtgatctatccatctatctgcACTATGGCATTGCTAGGACAGCAATAAAGGTATTTGGCCgagtggttttgactgtgatgtcttcgctaggtgactgcgTGCCGTACAtagtgagttcgaatccgatcgagaatttaccGACGGAACCCCAGGAATTTATTACGGAAACCCAGGGCGAAAGGATGCAAGGTTGATGCTCGTAGATGCGCTCCCTCTCCATGGGGGTTCTGCCATATCATTGGACGAAACTCATGAGGTACTTCTGACAGTGAAGTCAGAAAGATGGCTGCACACCATGTCTGTTGATTGAACGATTGTTACGTGTTAACATATCCATTACTGACATAGTATACGTGCAATTACAGACCACTATTGGCCAGGTAAGTACTAGCCTGCTAGATTCGAACGGAGAGATGCTACAAGTATCATGTTTTGCTTCTGTTCTATAGGGGAGAACTATTTGATGGGGGGGTAGAGGGTTGAAGCAGAAAGAAAACAATTTGATCCTTTAAGGAAAAAAAACTGTCATGAATGTCTGAAATCAGTGAAGTGGAAAATTTCAGGAAGGTGGGCCGTGTTACGTTAAGAAGCAGACATTTCCCTAACTTACGTTCTCTGGGTTTTCTAATTTCAACTCCCTGAGACGCTGAGCTGAGTCGGAAGATTTCTACTAGGTGTCAGGTATTGTATAAATCAAGGTACATTTTGTATGTCACACAATCTGTCTGAAGTTCATGATATAAATTGCCTAGATTTGTTAGTTATTGCCTTTCAAACGAACTGTCACATTTAAAAGATATGACAGCCTCGCAAAAGATAAGTAATGACAAAAGTGTCTTCAGATTAATGTCACCATACATCATTGGAGATATTCATGATAATCTTATTTGTTTTTCTCGGCTATGCACTTTGTACAAACACAGAAGCAAACAAGCTTGTAAATCAAATGCTACATCAATGAGCACAACGCGACCCAAATTTGCTCATTGTTTGATATTAGTGACACTCCGTGTTTGTGCTTGGATATCCATTTAAGCTGCTGAGATTTCCTCACCTTTGACAAACTATCTGGATCGGTCACCCGGGTTCAGTGACGATTGATTGTTTGATACTGTGCGTGTCGACATGCTTACGTTCAGACTGATTATGAACGATATGAGTATACTTGACGCAGTCTGAAAGTCTTCGACTGATTTAGCTGTTTATCTATCTTTTTAGGCGATCACCGAGCAGCTGACATTTTGTACCTCAATGCACAGTACCTCCACAAAGCCATGATCGATGAAGACAAGTTGCTTGGCCGCAGGCGCGGCCGCATCTCAATGTTGATAACTGCTTCGAGGCAATTTGAGGTGTTTTCTTTGCGGCCGGGCAATTTAAAACATAGCCTACAGAATGGTGTCATCATAAATAAAGCTGATAAATTGATCACGTGATGCCCACGAACAGAGGTACATAGTCTCTGACGATTGTGCCTAAGCATAACGATAATCTCATCATGAAGCAAGGATAGACTAAAACTATGGGGAAAACACATTGTGCCCGTACGTAACAATTGGACATAATGATTACAAAtaactattttattacatgtctTGTTTATCGAACATCGCGAGCTCAATAGGATTCAATGGcaactcgccgatgacgtctCGGGCCGCAtaatcatcatttgactgaaagtgaatcggagctattttcaacttgacagctttaggaaatgaaaatgttcaaaatacatgttttacacAGGAAATCCGGgattttggaaaattatgcatgaaaaATGGATAAACCGCATAgtagtgatttaaatatatcaatgcgcgatttgatgatgaaaactttcatttttgaagGATTTTCGTCTAACATGAAAAGCATATTAATGCCATTTGCAAATAAACCCAAACATTTGGAGTGAAAACTGTATAAaagacatgtaataaaaaacaatgaagcCCATAAAAGGGACTATGCATCCTcaaggcaggagaccatttgtcCTCTTGACATTGGGCAattggtcacctaccctcgggcacatagtcccttaTTTGGGCCATAATATAAAATTGTACgtacatggacatacatacatacatacatacatacagacagacagacagacagacagacagacagacagacatctcattCGACATACACATTTACTTACGTATTGTATAACTATTATATTTGGATTCTCTTTGGCTACTTGAAGTAAATAGTTTCCCTTCGGTACGTTCGATGATATTAACTGTTGAAAGACAAAAAGACGAGGTGAGAATCAAAGAACTTGCTGCCTGGATCACAAAATCTTATCTGAAACATCCCTGGGCTGGAAAGTGACCGGATAATTTATCGCATTCAGAAACGTTTTGGATAGTTCTAGACCAAAACAGTGTCAGCCAATAGATACGTTGGTAAATAAAGCTGTTCGCGATGGATTCCTTTGCCGGCCCGGTCAAAGTTTTGTGCTTCAGCGGACGGGTTATGAACAATGTAATTTGTTACTCATTACAAACAGAAATTCAACACAATGTTGAGGGCAGAGCGCAGTAGGGGAGGTTGTATAGTGGCGAGTAGGAAGAGGAAAATTTCCTCGTCGGAAGAAGGGAGAGGGGAAGTCTTATAAACGTTAGAGGATCTTTTTAGAATAGCATATTTACACATATAAACGCATATTTACAATACATCATTTAGAAAAGCATATTTACATGAAAGCTTGATGGTATTGCTGTCACGTTTGAAATTAGAATTTCTCAACTATGGTGGAGCCTCTTCTGTTACGGTCGCATAAATAAATTTCAGATAACTTACCAGCACTCGAGGCAGAGGTGTGCCGCTCATAACACCTTGCTCTATGTACTGCTCAGACTGCCATTTGACGATGTCGATCTCGTTTTGGTAAGCATGGAAATTTTCTTGCAACTCTTTGCCTGTTTGCCAAATCAATTATTGGTGTGAAACTCGGAAGAAATTACACAAAcctttcaagttcaacaagAAAGTGGAATCGTCTGTCTGAATGTCAGGGTAGAGCAGATATTCTTCAGATAATCTTTCATGTGCATGCACCTCAGTGGCAATTAACCATCGAGCTGTTTGTGTGTTGTATGTACACTTGAGTGTTTTAGTATTGAATTCTCCAACATATTCAACAAATCACCAAAGCCGACGTAAGAAATACATCAATTTTATGCATCAATCTTTACAGACTTTACCGCTCCGAAAATTAAAAGTTCTTATGCCTCTTGTGCATTTCAAATCATTAATGTCAAATCAAAACATGGAAACTAGAGAAACTACAGTCTATGATCAAAATCAGTGAATACAACCGCCTTAGAATTCATACTGTTCTAAAGTAAGGCGTTGTGTATCACCTCTTCATAAGctgatactgtgtatatcagataaacattaatttttccGAAATTTGTCAGCTAAttataatgtactcagtacaaGACCAAACTGCAGGAGTTATTTGACAGGTTGTCCTGACCAAAGCTTGTCGGGAAGAGTTGTGTATAATGTCTTGCTTACTCAGCTGTTCGTAGTTCTCTTCCATTCCTGGAATGTCCTCTCTCCATGGTCTTGGTCGCAAAATTCGCTCCTCGTGCCGTTTCTTTAGAGCTAAACGTGAGGTTAAGAAGATGCAACAAAGATGAGACGGTTGCATAAGATCTGTGAACCTACTCTCTCGGAAACACACTTCCTCTGATTTAGGAAAGGCTGGCCTACGTTTGTGCAAAATATTGTGCAATGAGTGGTTACAACCATTGTCAAGGATATTTAATTCCCGTATTCACATATCATGCTTCTTTGAGACAGTGTCAGGATcaagaattataaaaaaaatctgaaagaaGGAAACAACAATTCAAGATCTTTTCCCGTAACAATATAAAAGTTTTGGCGGTAATGTTTATCTATTTCACTAGTtactttattattcatattttatgtGTTTTGCACCAGTCACTTGAAACCTAGGGAGTCGGTAAAGTTAAAGCGATATAATACATTGCTTTAGGCCCGGGAAACCAGCTCCAATCTACAGGTCAGGTTCACTCATCCTCATTGGTAACTTCGTCTTTCCTTGTAATTAGCGACAAGCTCGATAAAGAGTGGGATCTTACCCTACGCCAATAGAAGCACATTTGCAAGTCCTTCCACCGAAGGGACTGTGCTTTAACAATCCCATCGAACGTAATTTTATGACACGTGGTATGACACAGCTCCGTACAATTGAATGATATTATTGCTAGGCGACTTTGAAGTAGACACCTCAAGTTAATAAGTATAGAAATCTTTTAAGTTCGAATTCTCGATCAAATATAATATTcatttcttgaattttaaaaacgAAATTGAAAGTCAGGATCATTTTCCGTTATTTTCTGTGCTGTGCTAGTTATATTTCTTTTGATTAGCCTTTCTTTGAGAGGGAATCTTGAAGAAAGGGCCAATTAACCTGACAATATCAAAATGCTCAGTCTTTTCACATTATACACATAAATCCGTCTGCGTTCCAGATTGTTATGTAATTTAATCTGAAATGTGCAAGTAAGAGAAATTTCTGGCTCCTCTCGAGCAAGAAAACTTCATTATGCGTCCTCACATGATAATTATGTTGAAATGACATTCTTACCTTCTGATTCAGCTTCATCAGAGTCtgtggaaaaacaaaacaaaaataaagtaTTGCGATCACGTGAAATGAATTGTGATGGAGAGAGGGGGTAGGGACAATGCGATGACTACTTCTTTCAATAGAAACACgttattaaaaacaaaagtcaCGAAGAATTTGATTGATAGAGGGCATACTTACCTTTGACCTCCGGTTTTATGCTTTTTCTTCTTTGTGGCTCAATCTTTTCTTTCTGCTGCTTCTTGCGAAACTGTCTGTGATGAAATGATGTAAAAAGAGGTATTTTGCGTTAATTAATAAACTCATTAGCACTTAGATAAAATTCACGTGATTTATTTTACGACTTTATCCTGTAGATTCTGAATATTTTAGTGCCCTGTTTAATTACCGCCATTATAACCTTGTGGTGTATATGCCTATATTATGTATTAACAAGATGctgtaaaattttcactttcatttcaCAGCAAGATTATATTATCTCTTTTCAAGCGATGTTCAACAAACGCTAAAGCACAGTGCAGAGATTGAATCAATCAACCTCCGACAACTAGCAAAATTTTGCTGCTTGTCTGTTGGCAAACATCGGCAACACAAGCCCAGTTTCATTATAGAATTCGCAACTAAAAATACTATACCAAGAATATTAATAGTGAACCGTACTTTTGTATCTTCGTCgccatttcattttctttctgtCGCTGTTGTCGTGCCTGGTGACCTCTGACCATACTGAAAAGgaacaaaatgacgtcatcgagaGAGAATAGAACTTCAGTTCCAATTCACCAAGTTACCTTGTATGATGGTTACAAAGGAGCATCTCCACCACCGTCGTCGTAGtcgacatcatcatcatcatcctcatcatcatgTACCATCATCATctatgatcatcatcatcatcatcatcaccatcatcatcatcgtcaccatcATCTAcgattatcattatcatcatcatccaatatcatcatcatcatcatcatcatcatcatcatcatcatcttcattattatcattatcatcatcttcttcttctacatcttcttcttcttcatcaccatcatcatcacaatcatCCTATAGTaatcatttttgaaattgatGCAACTCTGAGAATTCACGGTTTTGAACACGAAATGGAAGCAGAGATTCTGTCTCTAAATATCGTTGACCCTTACCTTTGTATTTTAGTTACAGCTTTGACCTCTGTATCGTTGGTGACGGATTTCCGAGGTGACTTTCGAGGTGTCGTGgaaccattttgaatattagaTCGAGCGGCGTTTTCCTTATTCTCGGTCTTTGAAGCAGCTCCATCGTCACCTTGTCCACTCTCTGAGcaaaaaaatttataaaacgTGTGTGTTTCGATAAAACTGCTTGAATATGAAGGACTCATACTATGTGACATCAGAGATCTCCTGGAGACCTTGTAACTTCGCGATGTTGTTCTATGAAGTCTAACAGTTTACTTTTTATGACTTTAAATGAGACAAATGAGAAGAATATTTATACTGCCATCCG contains the following coding sequences:
- the LOC139114079 gene encoding NMDA receptor synaptonuclear signaling and neuronal migration factor-like — its product is MGTVLGKSRAEKVSREVSLMASAASAFKSAPQQNKNGEGNTVPESGQGDDGAASKTENKENAARSNIQNGSTTPRKSPRKSVTNDTEVKAVTKIQSMVRGHQARQQRQKENEMATKIQKQFRKKQQKEKIEPQRRKSIKPEVKDSDEAESEALKKRHEERILRPRPWREDIPGMEENYEQLSKELQENFHAYQNEIDIVKWQSEQYIEQGVMSGTPLPRVLLISSNVPKGNYLLQVAKENPNIIVIQYNFQNGSYDDIIETVKQRLTEYKPECKARSICIYCMGTPGCLYLLYKRCCSSAKLKKGDEQDMVKFWKDMGTLMSKIPPISETIIHVMGCNILGQPTGEMLFQEIEELVKPNIVRLQAPLELSPSGKIMIETYFDFKKYKTWKTKRNTLTSVIDLES